Part of the Cercospora beticola chromosome 5, complete sequence genome is shown below.
AGGGTATTATGATGCAGTGGAGAATCAAGGGAGAGGCATATGTGGTTGCGAGTCAGGATATTGATACCGTGGGAGAGGAGCAGACGAGTGGGGTGAAAACTGTGAAGAGTGAGTTGGGGAGGAGAATGAGGGTCGTCAAGGAGGATGGCGTGGAGGGATGGAGTTgggcgaaggagatcagAGGACATTTTGGAAATATGAGTCCTGGTATGAGAGGTGAGTTTGTGCTGTTTTCTTCAACGTCCTGCGTGTCTGGGCGACGGGGCGAGTTGGCCGTCCTACAAGCAAGCTGCCCACCAACTACTGCTGGGGTGATTGTGGAAGGTGTGGTTTTCTGCGCAAGCAGAGAGCAAGTTCACCTTCGCCCAAGAATAGCGCAATGCACGACATCGAAAGCGATCAAACATGATCATTGGGCCGCTGTGCAGAAGCTGCCGCTGCGCACGAGCATTTTGGTTGTTGCATGCAAGCCACGACTCATGAAGCAACGCTAGCATTAatcctcatcttcgaagaGCACCTCAGCTGACCACAAATTTGCGCACAGGCAGCTTTCAGAACCCGCCACCAGGTCAGCAGGTCGATAAGCCAtacgatgagaagaagcaccAAATCGGTGAAAAAGTCGAAGACCTGGACCACCCAGTTGCGAGAGAGAACTTTCGTGTTGTGGTGATTAAGCCAGAGGAAGTGGAGAGTGTTGATCTGAGTGATCCAAAGAAGGGAAGGCGAGAGGTTTACAAGTTTAACCACCAAGATGGCACGTGGTCACATGAGACGTGTTGGCCATGATAGTTGCAAGTTGCAGTGCATCGCATTTACTTGGCAATTTTTCGTATTGAAGCTCACAGTGGGTGCTTGAGGCCGAGCAAGATGAGATATAGAGACGACCAGATGTACAGATGAATGTCAAGCATGATGTGAACGAAGATTTGGAATACAGTACAAGACGGCTCTGCTGACGACAACGAAGTCGCCCGACCAAAGAACCCGAATGCCAAGTTTCGTCAATGGTTCGATCGCCGTCTCCCCAACACATAGCAGTGTAGGCGACCAGCTTCCCAATAATCCACAACTCCCAACGATCCAAAGCAAGCATACGCACGCGAAAGCATTCCCATGTCTCTGTAGTATACAATCAGGAATTCTGCGATTACCCAATCCAGACACAACCGCTTCGTCTCGTATGCACGCTCTCTTGGCTTGACCCGGGATCTGGCTGTCGTGTAACACACCGAAACCACTGACGCGGGATTTCTACTActgtgtgctgtgctgtggcgTGGTTGGAGGTAATTTATCTCGCCAAAGGGTTGGAgggctgaagaagaaaggcTACAGGGATGTTTGTTAGGTGATGCATAGATAAAGTGGGACAGGATGGGTTTCGTGGAACGGGAAGTATTTGTCAATGATGGCTTCGCTGTTGTACAGAGATGCGGGAGTTGAGGCAGGGGACTTGGGATCTTGACACCTTGAGGTAAGATGTGGTAATAAATGATAAATAAGTGAGTGCTctttgctgttgttggcgcGGGGGTCAGAGTGGGCTACGCAAAGACGTGACTTGTTTGGGCTTATGATGGGGAAGATGTGTATCCGTGGATTCATGAATCCCAGGTGCGGGCATCGTGAGGCATATACGCATGGTAGCATCTATAAAATGCTTGGCTGTTACGACGATGAGATGCGCGATCGGAAGGAATAGATGAATTCGGGAGTATGGCCGTCTGTCCCGTCGGAAGTTCTTCCTATTCTCTCGGGTTTCTATTGTACTTTGTGTGGTACATGACTACACACGTGCGCTTTCCTGCGCACAACACACTGCAGTGATGAGAAGGATTGCTGCCGTCGGGAGGCACAGCGTGGGCTGGGGGGTTAGTGGTGACGATCAGAAGCTGATGAGGAGAACTGAGCTCTGCTGTGGTTTACTTGTGGAAATGCATTGAGACCCGCGAGTCCAATGCGGGCAAGTTTGATCACCTAGTTTTTGATGTGTGTTCTTGCATACAGTAGAGTAGGCAGTTTCAGCTCACAGGCAAGGACTGGAGAGCAGCTGGTCTATCCGGTGCTTGCGGCGATTCGTGGTACATGCGCCATTATGGAAAGTTCTATGAAAATTCCTGATCGACAGAGAGTCACATCATTTGCTCATTTCCGCTGTGCAGAAGAGAGGTGATCGCCAGCCAGGGCGCTTTCtcgccgaggaagaagtattCAAATCAAAACGCGGGCTGTGCCGCGATGGTAAATTGTCGTTGTTGTAAATGACTTGCGTGGTATACAGTAGGGGCCAAGAGGGAGCGCATGTCTTGCCGTAATAGTCCTTGTCAAAGGATGTCGACGCCTGTCAGGCCGATGCTGcaaggtggaggagcaggacgTCGTGTCAACTCCCTGTTCGCCAGCGCCCTGATCTTGTGCGGCGTAGCGGCGACGATCTCCAGCACGTGGATGTTGATCCACGAAATAGTGCTAGGCCGCGGCATTTCTGAATCGCAGTGCTCATTCCACGTTGGTGAATTGCTGCGAATCCTGCAATACATGGCAGGCGCTTCGGACGGGCCTGCTGGTAGTCCATGCCAACTGCAGTGTCTGGTTCAGGCGCGTGCGGAAGCAGGAAACAGGCGCGGATGGATGTGGCATTGTCTAGACACAGGTCTCTTGAGCAATGCACTGCGGGGAGGCTAGGCTCGGCAAGACAGCGGCATCGCGCCATTCTGGACAAGCGTATTGGATTGATTCAGTATGTCTTGGACCTGTTGTATACGGTAAATGCTCTAATTCGACCCTTGCTCGAT
Proteins encoded:
- a CDS encoding uncharacterized protein (antiSMASH:Cluster_3) yields the protein MATTANPNSPPTSEAPWKKLFHSHLSKMDSPEFVFSSLTPSTRSESRDGKTPVPYVPRARFCIFRAFWAELPDNKHNTAEKNDRVYESDLPCFTTDVRMQKLFEIFASSAGKADDESLVQGSGGGGPCEAVWWVKLPDEGIMMQWRIKGEAYVVASQDIDTVGEEQTSGVKTVKSELGRRMRVVKEDGVEGWSWAKEIRGHFGNMSPGMRGSFQNPPPGQQVDKPYDEKKHQIGEKVEDLDHPVARENFRVVVIKPEEVESVDLSDPKKGRREVYKFNHQDGTWSHETCWP